CAAGCCCGAAATCGTTTTTGCTACTAAAATAATGGTAAAACGACCCTTTAGGCACCCCGGCGGTTGTCAGTACGCCGTTGATGCCCGTAGCGCCAAAACCTTTCTGGCCGATCAGGTCGGCACCGGTCTGGATGATGTGATTGCGCGTGTCGTTCGATGTCATGGTTGTTATATTAGACCGGTCGTCTACAATGGGTCAAACCCGTAAAAGCCGAGACATGCTGTCCCGAATAGCCGGATCAGCCCCGAACTGTATTCAAGGAGTCTGCCAGTGATTAAATCCCGTGCTGCCGTGGCGTTCGCGCCCAACAAACCGCTGGAAATCGTGGAAGTTGATGTAGAAGCACCGAAAAAAGGCGAAGTTCTGGTGCGCATTGTCGCCACTGGCGTGTGCCACACTGACGCTTACACCCTCTCCGGCGCCGATTCTGAAGGTAACTTCCCGGCCATTCTGGGCCATGAAGGCGGTGGCATTGTGGAAGCCGTGGGCGAGGGTGTGACGTCTTTTGAAGTGGGTGATCACGTTATCCCGCTTTACACGGCCGAGTGTGGCAAATGTAAGTTCTGTACCTCCGGCAAGACCAACCTCTGTGGTTCCGTGCGCGAGACCCAAGGCAAGGGCGTCATGCCAGACGGCACCTCGCGGTTCTCCTACAAGGGCGAGCCCATCTACCACTACATGGGGTGCTCCACGTTTTCCGAGTACACGGTTCTGCCTGAAGTCTCGCTGGCAAAGATCCCCAAGGAAGCACCGTTGGAAAAAGTCTGCCTGCTGGGCTGTGGTGTGACTACCGGTATTGGTGCCGTACTGAACACCGCCAAAGTCGAAGAAGGCGCAACCGTTGCTATCTTCGGCCTGGGCGGCATCGGTCTGGCGGCGATCATCGGCGCTACCATGGCCAAGGCCAGCCGCATCATTGCCATCGACATCAACCCCGGTAAGTTCGACATTGCCAAGGAGTTGGGCGCCACGGACGTGGTCAATCCCAAGGACTACGACAAGCCGATTCAGGAAGTGATCATCGAGATGACCGACGGCGGCGTGGACTACTCCTTCGAGTGCATTGGCAACGTTCAGGTGATGCGGTCAGCGCTGGAATGCTGCCACAAGGGTTGGGGTGAGTCTGTCATTATCGGCGTGGCCGGTGCTGGCGAGGAAATCAGCACCCGTCCCTTCCAGCTGGTCACCGGCCGGGTCTGGAAAGGCTCTGCGTTCGGCGGCGTGAAAGGCCGTACCGAATTGCCGGGCTACGTCGAGAAAGCCAAGACCGGCGAGATTCCGCTGGATGTGTTCATTACCCACAACATGCCGCTGGAAGACATCAACGAGGCGTTCGAGCTGATGCATGAGGGCAAGAGCATCCGGACGGTGATTCACTTCTGATGTTCCGTTTTCGCTTCCGTGTCCGCTATGGTGAATGCGATGCCCAGAGCGTCGTGTTCAACGCCCGCTATGCGGACTATGTGGATATTGCAGTCAACGAATACATCCGGACCCTGTTCGGTGACTACCAGCGGCTACTGGATCAGGATCTGGACATCCAGGTGGTCAGCCTGAACCTGAATTACCGGGCGCCGGCGAGGTTTGATGATGTGCTGGAAGCGCGGATCCAGGCGGGTCGGATTGGCAATACGTCTTTCACCCTGCATCTGGAGTTCTATCGTTTGGGGGATGAAATGCTGGTTGCGGACGCCGACATCACCTATGTGCTGATTCAGCCATCAATAATGGCCAAAACACCGGTGCCGGAGTCGATTCGGGAGTTGCTGGAAAGGGGAGCACCCGGCGTGCTGATCAGCCACGCCGGGGAAGATCAGGCAACTGATTAATCAGTTGCCGTGGGTTGCGTGGGCATCCTCAAGCGCCTGCAGTACGGCCTTGGCGGTGCCTTCTGAAGAAGGCGGATTCTGACCGGTGACCAGTCTGCCGTCCACCACAATGTGCGGCGTGAAGTCATCGCCGCTGGTATAACGGCCGTTCTTTTCCTTAAGCATGTCTTCCACCAGGAAAGGAACCACTTTGGTCAGTCCCACGGTTTCTTCCTCGCTGTTACTGAAGCCGGTCACGTTGCGGCCGCCCACCAGGTTCTGGCCGGGTTTGACTTCCACGTCTTTGAAGACCGCCGGAGCGTGACAGACAGCGCCGATCACCTTGTCCTGCTCATACGCGGTCTTGATCAGCTCTGCGGATTTGGCGTCGTTGGCCAGATCCCACAGAGGTCCATGGCCGCCGGGGTAGAAAATCGCGTCGAATTCGTTCATGTCCACGTCGGCCAGCTTCTTGGTGCTTGCCAGGGATTCTTTGGCGTGAGCATCCTCTTGGAAGCGACGGGTAGTTTCTGTCAGCGCGTCTTCGCCTTCACTATTCGGGTCAATGGGCGGTTGGCCGCCTTTGGGAGTAGCCAGAGTGATATTGGCGCCGGCATCCTTGAACACGTAGTAGGGGGCCGTGAACTCCTCAAGCCAGAAACCGGTTTTGTGGCCGGTATCGCCCATCTGGTCATGTGAGGTAAGAACCATCAATATGTTCATTCGCCTGCTCCTTTTGAAATCAGTTTACGTAACTGAATTGAATTGCTTAACACAGTCTGTGGTGCCGAAACCGCATCACTTCAACCGTTTGACCACAGGGATACGTCCTTACCATGACCCCGGATGAAAACGATCTCTGGTTTCTGCCTCTGGGCGGAACCGGCGAAATCGGCATGAATCTCAATCTGTACGGTCACGATGGCCAGTGGCTGATGGTGGATTGCGGGGTCACTTTTCCGAAACCGGGAAGGGTCTCGGCGGATGGCACCGTCCATCATTCCGGAGAACCACCGGTCCAGATGGCCGACCCGGCCTTTATTGCCGACCGGCGGGATCGGCTGGCAGGCCTGGTGATCACCCATGCCCACGAGGATCACATTGGCGCGGTCCCCTATCTCTGGCCCCTGCTGCAGTGCCCGATCTACACCAGCCGCTTTACCGCCGAAATCCTGCGCCGCAAGCTGGCGGAGTTCGATCTCCTCCATCGGGTGCCCATTTTTGTGCTGGATGCCGGTGACCGGCGGCAGATCGGACCGTTTGATGTGCAATGGCTGGCGCTGACCCACTCCATTCCGGACCCCAATGCCCTGATGATTCGCACCGCCGCGGGCAACATTTTCCACAGCGGTGACTGGAAGCTGGATGACCAGCCCCTGGTCGGCCATGGCTACCGCAAAAGCACCTTTACCGACCTGGCTGAAGAAGGGGTGGTTGCCATGGTCTGCGACTCGACTAATGCCACGGTGGCCGGGCATTCCATGTCGGAATCGGCACTCTATGGCGGGCTGTTGGACGCCATTGGTCCGGCGAAAGGCCGTGTAATCGTCGCCTGTTTTGGCAGCAATATCGCCCGGCTGCATACGCTGGCGGCCGTGGCCCGGGCCACCGGTCGCTACATGGGGTTGATGGGCCGCTCACTGATCAACATGAGCAGTGCCGCCAAGGCAGCGGGGCTATGGGATACAGCGGACTCGCTGATCCAGTCCAGCCACTTCGGATACCTGCCGAGGGAGGAAGTGCTGGCGGTGGCTACCGGCAGCCAGGGCGAACCACGAACCGCACTGCGGCGGCTGGCCTCGGGCAATCATCCGGATTTTGAACTGGAAGCGGGTGACCGGGTGATCTTCAGCGCCCGGGCCATTCCCGGCAATGAAGAGGCTATTAATGCCCTTATAAGCCAGCTGGAAGCGATGGGTGTCGATGTGTTGACTGCAGAATCGGCCAGCCTGCCTATCCATGCATCCGGCCATCCGGCCCGGGAAGAGCTGGAAGCCATGTACCGCTGGGTGCGGCCGTCCATCGCCATCCCGGTTCATGGCGAAGAAGAGCATATGCGGGCCCATGCCGACATTGCTGAGGCGACAGGGGTGCCCCGGCGGTTGGTGGGACGCAATGGCGACCTGTTTATGATCCGCCCGGTACCCGGGATGCGCCGTCAGATTGTGGAGACTGGCCGGTTGGGCTGGCAGAAGCAGGAGCTGACCCGGGTGTTCTGAGGCGCCGGGGACGTTGCTGCTGGCTCAAATCCAGCCAGGCCCTGAATATGCTGCCGGCATTCCCGGCCAGTTGGGTAGCTGATCTGCTCATCGCTCATTCTCCTGTTTGCTGATCCTTTTATGAGATTAGCACTAGCAATAATGAATGCAAACGATTCGCATTAAAATAAATCACGATGGTCGTTCGTTTCCCGTCTGTATAAACTCAAGCACCCATGCCCGCCTTTTGCGCGGACTTTAACATCAGGAGGTAGCAGTTGATGGCAATCTGGACCCGCAGTCTTCCCACCCTTGAGCAGATGGAAGAAAGCAGTCGCAATACCGCGGTTAGCGCCATGGGTATCGAATTTGTGGACGTTGGAAACGATTACATTACCGGCCGGATCCCGGTCGACGGCCGTACGGTGCAGCCTTTCGGAATCCTGCACGGTGGCGCGTCAGTGGTGCTGGCGGAGACACTGGGTAGCATGGCTGCAAACTACTGTCTGCGTGAGGAAAACCAGATTGCCGTGGGGTTGGACATCAACGCCAACCATATCCGTTCCGCGTCCAGCGGCTGGGTTTACGGCACTGCTCGGCCGGTTCACCTGGGTGGCACTACCCAGGTATGGGAGATCCGCATGGAAAACGAGGAAGGTAAGCTTATCTGTATTTCACGGCTCACCATGGCCGTCATCAACCGGGGGTGATTCCGACGTCGGTCGGGTGCTCAGAAAACCGCGCTCAATAAAATCGCTCATCACAATATCGTAGGTGCCGTCCGGCACCTCGCGTGCAATTTTGTAGACCTCGCCCGATGCGTCCTTCACGTCCTCACTCAGGTTGATCTGCCGATAGGGGGTGATAGGCTTTTTGTCAGCATCCCGGACCAGCAGGATGATCGGCCGGAGTTTGCTGCTTTTCTGATTGGCCACCACTATTCCGACTTCGTCGTTCTCCAGCTCAACAATAGAGCCTGGGGGATAGACGCCGATCATTCGGATAAATTCCACCGCCAGCTCCGCATCAAACTGGGTGCCCTTGTTGCGATGGATGATCTGCAGCGCCTGCATGGACGCACGGCCCTTATCGTAGACCCGGGAGCTGGTGATGGCGTCGTAGGTATCCACAAGCCCGACCATTTTCGCAAACACCGGAATCTGCTGGCTGGGCAGGCCGCGGGGGTAACCCTTGCCATCCATCCGCTCATGATGGGAATAGGCCACATCCACCGCCGCGTGTTCGAGCGTAGGCAACCCGGCCAGCACATCGCGGCCGTAGGTGGCGTGTTTTTTCATGATGTCGAATTCTTCCGGCGTTAGTGCCCCGGGCTTGTTCAGGATGGCATCGTCAATCCGCATCTTGCCAACGTCGTGCAGCATGCCACTGAGCGCCAGAACGCGGATCTCGTCCTCCAGCAGCCCCAGGTGCTTGCCAAAAGCTGCGGAAAGTATCGATACGTTGATGCAATGTTCCGCGGTGTACTCGTCCTTGTTCTTGATCTTGCTGAGCAGCAACAGGGCGTTTTCGTTCCGCAGTACGCTGTCCACAGTGTTGTCGACCGTCTGACGAATCTCGTTCATGTCCAGCATCCGGCCCAGGCGTATGCTGGACATGATCTGTTTGGCGGTTTCCTTGGCATGACCGTAGTGGGTCCGCGCCCTGGCCATTTCCCGGGCCGTGTCGATTTTATTGATATAGGTGACACGTTTTTTTGGCAGGGAACTGGTTTTTCGGATATCTGCGGCGGTTTTCTTTTTGCCTGTCGTGATAGGCGATTTTTCGAACGATCTGACGACGTCGACGCGGCCTTCGATGACAACCCAGTGGCACTGGGATTGCACCGAAAGCAGGTCGTCCTCATTCTGGATCACAAAACCCTGGAGCAGGAAATTGGTGTCCTCCCACGGCCGATCCAGGCGAATCACGTGCATGCCAATGGTCAGTTGGGATACTGGAATTTCCGTTTCGACGATGTCCTGGTGAAAGGAGCTCATCTTTTACATCCTGACTGCTGTTCCGGCACGAAGCCCCGACCGGTAAGTATGCCGCGTATTACAGCTTTACGCGGGTCTGACGGGTTAAAAATTTGTCAAATCTTGTAACCGAAATACGACTCTCTTACATCCAGATTAGCAGCGACTAGCGCCCCTGTAACATAAAAGTCTCGTATTCCAGCTTTTCGAACTTCCGCGACAGAAGCCACAGACCGGCAAGTGCCGCAAGAAGTGTTGAAGCGGCGAAACCATAGCCGTAGAAGGACGCGCCCATTTCGATGGTGATGAAGGTGAAGGCAATGTTTCCGAAAAAAAACAGTGCGCACAGTGTCACGTTGATGCCCCGGGCATCCAGGTAGAACAGCACATTCTGGATGGCCAGCAGTAGCAACTGGATGCTGACTGCCACCAGGTCGATGTGGAACAACGGCAGATACAGAGGCGAGATGCCGATCGCCGCCAGCAGCTCCTCGCTCCAGAGGAAGATGAGGATAACGGTCAGCCCCTGCACCTTGAAGATCTCGTAGATGCCATTGCGGGCAACCACAACCATCTGGTCCCGGAAGCGGTTGATCCGCTGCAGGGTGTCCCCTTCCCGGACGGCGTTGTAGAAGCGTTCGTAGGCTTCTGCGAAGTCGGTCTCCATTCGCACCAGAAAAACCGCCATGCCCGGAATGATGGACATGTAGGCAAGAAAAATCGGCAGGTCGTAGATCACCGACGCCCGGAGGCTGGCAATAACCGGCTGGGAGGTATCCGGGTGGAACCAGAAGATAAACTTGTCGGCCCACACTGCCGCATTGAACAGCAGCCCGGTGAGAATCAGTGTCGGGAAGATCTGCCGACGCCGGGCAAAATCAAAGCGTATGAAGCGGTTGCCGGGATACTGGCGGATGATGGTGTAGAAAAAGCTGAAAAAAAGCAGGCTGTGGCCCAATAGCAGCCCGGTCAGCAGGCCTTCCAGACCAAACCGGGACAGCATCACGGCACTGACCACGGCAGTGGCGTATCCCAGTGCAAACACCACCACAATGCGCCGGTAGGATTTCATGCTGGACAGAAAAATGGTGACCGGCCACAGGTTACACAGCACCACAAAGTTGGCCAGCATCAGTAGCCGGTAAAGCACCGATGTGCCGCCAAAGAAAAACATCATGGCCAAAAGGCCGAGGCCCAGGGACAGGGTGGTGGTTACCCAGATCAGTCCCATCAGATTGGGCAGGATCAGATCGCTGCGTTTGGCATAGAGCCGGTCCGCGACCCAACGGGTAAACACATGCTGGAACAGGCCGGACAAGGTCAGAGACACGGCCATCAAATAGGTGACCGAGACCAGAAACTGCACCACCAGGGTGCCGGACACTTTCAGTGCCAGGCTGGTGATGCCGATCAACATTACCCCGAGCACGGAAAGCACCCAGGGGCCGGAACTGATAATGCCGGCCAGGCCGTAGGCCTCGAACAGGTTCAGGAAGCTGTCCCGTTTCAGTATGCGGCGGATTTCGAAACCGATGCCGGCCATCAGTGATCAAGCCCCTGTTGGTAGATGGATCGGTAGGCTCCGAACATGCTGTCCAGCGTGTAGAACTTCTGCACACGTTCAAGTCCGGCCTTCTGGGCCCGGCGCCACTGTTCCGGATTCGATAGTAGCCGCACCGCTTCCCGGGCCGTGGCTTCGGGATCTGCGATTGGCACCACCGCACCGCTGGCACCGAGGGCCCGGTCTTCTTCCGTGGTTCCTTCCAGCAATTCGCGGCAGGCACCCACATCGGTGGCCAGACACGGCAGGCCGGCGGCGTGGGCTTCCAGTATCACCAGGGGCAAGGCTTCAGAGATAGACGTCAGCACCATCAGACCCAGTTGCGGCAGTATGTCGTTCACATTCTGAAAACCGAGAAACTTTACCTGCCGGCTCATGCCCAGGCTGTCCACCAGCTCTTTGCATTCGCGAACGTAGGTTTCGTCTTCATCCTCGGGCCCCACGATCCAGCCTTCGGCGTCGGGAATGACGTCGGTGACCGAGCGCATGGCGCGGATAAAGGTCTTGATGTCCTTGATGGGAACCACCCGCCCGACCAGCCCGAGCACTTTGGGGATAGCGTCGGGGCGGGCCGCCCTGGCCGCTTCAAAGCGGGCTGGATCAATGCCGTTGGGGATGATGCAGGTGCGTTCCTCCGGTGCGCCATCCTGAAGCTGGCGCTCGCGGTTGCCCAGATACAGGGAAACGATCGGGGCAGCCTGCTGGTAGGCCAGGCGCCCCAGGGCTTCAAAGAACCGGATCCACAGCCGGCGGATATAACCCAGCTGCTCGTTCAGGGTACCGCTGACCTGATCCGTGGGGTCGTGAATCCAGTCCGCCTGGGACAGGTCGATTTTGCGCTCCTTGGTGTAGATGCCGTGTTCACTCAGGGCAAAGGGGATGCCACGTTGCTCACTGGCGATGGCCCCCAGCAAACCCGCGTAGCCGGTGGAGATCGAATGCAGCATTCGCACCTGCGGCATCCTGCGGGCAACTTCGGCAAGCTGGAACAGCGGCGCGTGCATAATGCGGACGGACCAGAAGTAGTCGACAAACGACGGCTCGGTGCAGTATTTGCGATAGCTCTCGTCGATCATCTCCCAGCTCTGTTCGCTGTAAAGAAAATCCTCCCGGCTGATTCCCCCTTTCTGGCCCAGATCGGCGAATACCCGGTGGAGTATTTCCGGCGGTACCGACGTCGCCGACTTGAACTGCTCGTGCAGGCATTTCTGCGCCTCGAAGGCCGCCTTGTTGCCCTGCGTCGGCCGAGGTTTGTTCACCGTCTCGGTATCCATCAGGTAGTGGCATTCCAGGTGGGTGACATTGTCCGGCAGGACGTATTGCTGTTTGCCGTAGTGTTTACGGTCACCGCCCAGAAAAATCAGGGCGAAGGTGTACTCCGGCAGTCCGGTGATGATCTGGTGTACCCAGGACGACACCCCTCCGCGGATAAACGGATAGGTGCCTTCCAACAGCAGCGCGATGTCTGCTTTGGGGCTGCTCTGTTTCATAGCCAGGCCTCGATGATCGGGCGGTTGGCGGGGTGAAAACGCTCCGGCGGGCAGGCGGACAGATGTCTGCGCACCTGGGCAAAATCCCGGCGCAGGAAGGCGATTTCCCCCAGATAGGGCATGATGGTTTCCGGGGCCGAGCCGCCGGCAAGGGCCGATCTGAATGCCTCCTCGGCACCGTCGATATTGTCCAGGGCCAATTCCACCCGGCCCAGCAGGCGCCAGTCGTTGTGTTGGGAGCGGCGGTTGACCAGGCGGCGCAGGAGTTTTCGTGCGCTCTCAAGGTAATACTGTTTCAGGCTGCCCTGGGCCAGGCCCAGATAGGCCATTTCCCACCACACCTGTGCCAGTCGGCGCTCAAGAACAACGCTGTCCAGGTCACTGGCGCTCTGCAGGGATTGCTGGAGTCGCCCGGCGCGCTGAGCCAGTGTCTTTTCTTTCTGCTCCAGCATGGAGTAGGCCAGTAATCGCACGTCGTCCGCAGGGTCTCGGAGTGCTTCACGGAGGATATCAATCGCCTCGCGATCGTTCATCTGGCGGGTGGCCATCATCGCGCTCAGCCGTTTGTTGGTGCTGCTGGCCTCCCGCAGCACCTGGCGCAGGCCGCCCTGGCTATAGATAACCTGAAGGTTCATGTCGATGGGCTGGAATGGCAGTTCCGGAATGTCCATCTCCTGCCAGGGCACATCCCGTTTTGACCGTGGCAGATACAGCGCCAGCAGAATGCCCAGGATCAGTCCCACACTGCCGATAAACGGAATGGCAAACTGCAGGGTGAACAGAAAAATGGCGGCGGTTAGCGGCTGGCCGCGGTAGCGCGATGGCAGTAGCGGAAGCAATACGACGGCGAGGATCGCGCAGGCCATTGCATGAGCGATCAGGTAGGCGACCAGATGAATATCCGATGCGTCCGGCGAGAGCAGGCCGATAACACCGCCGGTCTCCAACGCCAGGGCGATCAGTGCAAACCAGTTACCGGCCATAGGGGATTTCCTGTTGGTCGGGCGACACAAAATCCTGCAGCCATTGCTCGGCCTGAGCGCGATCACTGATCTGGAGGGTTTTTGGCATCGGCAGGTCGCTGACGTGCAGACCCAATTGCTCCCGCAGGCCGTCGTCCAGCCTTTGCAGGTAGCCCGCCAGGCCCAGTTCGTCGGTCAGGGGCATGAGTATCACAATCTGCCTTCTGCCCTGAAACGTGTGCTCGGCGATAACGTCCAGCCACCGACGGATCTTCTGGATGAAGTCGGCGACGAGTGCTCCG
This DNA window, taken from Marinobacter halotolerans, encodes the following:
- a CDS encoding type 1 glutamine amidotransferase domain-containing protein translates to MNILMVLTSHDQMGDTGHKTGFWLEEFTAPYYVFKDAGANITLATPKGGQPPIDPNSEGEDALTETTRRFQEDAHAKESLASTKKLADVDMNEFDAIFYPGGHGPLWDLANDAKSAELIKTAYEQDKVIGAVCHAPAVFKDVEVKPGQNLVGGRNVTGFSNSEEETVGLTKVVPFLVEDMLKEKNGRYTSGDDFTPHIVVDGRLVTGQNPPSSEGTAKAVLQALEDAHATHGN
- a CDS encoding S-(hydroxymethyl)glutathione dehydrogenase/class III alcohol dehydrogenase, yielding MIKSRAAVAFAPNKPLEIVEVDVEAPKKGEVLVRIVATGVCHTDAYTLSGADSEGNFPAILGHEGGGIVEAVGEGVTSFEVGDHVIPLYTAECGKCKFCTSGKTNLCGSVRETQGKGVMPDGTSRFSYKGEPIYHYMGCSTFSEYTVLPEVSLAKIPKEAPLEKVCLLGCGVTTGIGAVLNTAKVEEGATVAIFGLGGIGLAAIIGATMAKASRIIAIDINPGKFDIAKELGATDVVNPKDYDKPIQEVIIEMTDGGVDYSFECIGNVQVMRSALECCHKGWGESVIIGVAGAGEEISTRPFQLVTGRVWKGSAFGGVKGRTELPGYVEKAKTGEIPLDVFITHNMPLEDINEAFELMHEGKSIRTVIHF
- a CDS encoding ribonuclease J, yielding MTPDENDLWFLPLGGTGEIGMNLNLYGHDGQWLMVDCGVTFPKPGRVSADGTVHHSGEPPVQMADPAFIADRRDRLAGLVITHAHEDHIGAVPYLWPLLQCPIYTSRFTAEILRRKLAEFDLLHRVPIFVLDAGDRRQIGPFDVQWLALTHSIPDPNALMIRTAAGNIFHSGDWKLDDQPLVGHGYRKSTFTDLAEEGVVAMVCDSTNATVAGHSMSESALYGGLLDAIGPAKGRVIVACFGSNIARLHTLAAVARATGRYMGLMGRSLINMSSAAKAAGLWDTADSLIQSSHFGYLPREEVLAVATGSQGEPRTALRRLASGNHPDFELEAGDRVIFSARAIPGNEEAINALISQLEAMGVDVLTAESASLPIHASGHPAREELEAMYRWVRPSIAIPVHGEEEHMRAHADIAEATGVPRRLVGRNGDLFMIRPVPGMRRQIVETGRLGWQKQELTRVF
- a CDS encoding hotdog fold thioesterase, which produces MAIWTRSLPTLEQMEESSRNTAVSAMGIEFVDVGNDYITGRIPVDGRTVQPFGILHGGASVVLAETLGSMAANYCLREENQIAVGLDINANHIRSASSGWVYGTARPVHLGGTTQVWEIRMENEEGKLICISRLTMAVINRG
- a CDS encoding tetratricopeptide repeat protein: MAGNWFALIALALETGGVIGLLSPDASDIHLVAYLIAHAMACAILAVVLLPLLPSRYRGQPLTAAIFLFTLQFAIPFIGSVGLILGILLALYLPRSKRDVPWQEMDIPELPFQPIDMNLQVIYSQGGLRQVLREASSTNKRLSAMMATRQMNDREAIDILREALRDPADDVRLLAYSMLEQKEKTLAQRAGRLQQSLQSASDLDSVVLERRLAQVWWEMAYLGLAQGSLKQYYLESARKLLRRLVNRRSQHNDWRLLGRVELALDNIDGAEEAFRSALAGGSAPETIMPYLGEIAFLRRDFAQVRRHLSACPPERFHPANRPIIEAWL
- the pelF gene encoding GT4 family glycosyltransferase PelF, with amino-acid sequence MKQSSPKADIALLLEGTYPFIRGGVSSWVHQIITGLPEYTFALIFLGGDRKHYGKQQYVLPDNVTHLECHYLMDTETVNKPRPTQGNKAAFEAQKCLHEQFKSATSVPPEILHRVFADLGQKGGISREDFLYSEQSWEMIDESYRKYCTEPSFVDYFWSVRIMHAPLFQLAEVARRMPQVRMLHSISTGYAGLLGAIASEQRGIPFALSEHGIYTKERKIDLSQADWIHDPTDQVSGTLNEQLGYIRRLWIRFFEALGRLAYQQAAPIVSLYLGNRERQLQDGAPEERTCIIPNGIDPARFEAARAARPDAIPKVLGLVGRVVPIKDIKTFIRAMRSVTDVIPDAEGWIVGPEDEDETYVRECKELVDSLGMSRQVKFLGFQNVNDILPQLGLMVLTSISEALPLVILEAHAAGLPCLATDVGACRELLEGTTEEDRALGASGAVVPIADPEATAREAVRLLSNPEQWRRAQKAGLERVQKFYTLDSMFGAYRSIYQQGLDH
- a CDS encoding HD-GYP domain-containing protein → MSSFHQDIVETEIPVSQLTIGMHVIRLDRPWEDTNFLLQGFVIQNEDDLLSVQSQCHWVVIEGRVDVVRSFEKSPITTGKKKTAADIRKTSSLPKKRVTYINKIDTAREMARARTHYGHAKETAKQIMSSIRLGRMLDMNEIRQTVDNTVDSVLRNENALLLLSKIKNKDEYTAEHCINVSILSAAFGKHLGLLEDEIRVLALSGMLHDVGKMRIDDAILNKPGALTPEEFDIMKKHATYGRDVLAGLPTLEHAAVDVAYSHHERMDGKGYPRGLPSQQIPVFAKMVGLVDTYDAITSSRVYDKGRASMQALQIIHRNKGTQFDAELAVEFIRMIGVYPPGSIVELENDEVGIVVANQKSSKLRPIILLVRDADKKPITPYRQINLSEDVKDASGEVYKIAREVPDGTYDIVMSDFIERGFLSTRPTSESPPVDDGHGEP
- a CDS encoding acyl-CoA thioesterase, coding for MFRFRFRVRYGECDAQSVVFNARYADYVDIAVNEYIRTLFGDYQRLLDQDLDIQVVSLNLNYRAPARFDDVLEARIQAGRIGNTSFTLHLEFYRLGDEMLVADADITYVLIQPSIMAKTPVPESIRELLERGAPGVLISHAGEDQATD
- the pelG gene encoding exopolysaccharide Pel transporter PelG → MAGIGFEIRRILKRDSFLNLFEAYGLAGIISSGPWVLSVLGVMLIGITSLALKVSGTLVVQFLVSVTYLMAVSLTLSGLFQHVFTRWVADRLYAKRSDLILPNLMGLIWVTTTLSLGLGLLAMMFFFGGTSVLYRLLMLANFVVLCNLWPVTIFLSSMKSYRRIVVVFALGYATAVVSAVMLSRFGLEGLLTGLLLGHSLLFFSFFYTIIRQYPGNRFIRFDFARRRQIFPTLILTGLLFNAAVWADKFIFWFHPDTSQPVIASLRASVIYDLPIFLAYMSIIPGMAVFLVRMETDFAEAYERFYNAVREGDTLQRINRFRDQMVVVARNGIYEIFKVQGLTVILIFLWSEELLAAIGISPLYLPLFHIDLVAVSIQLLLLAIQNVLFYLDARGINVTLCALFFFGNIAFTFITIEMGASFYGYGFAASTLLAALAGLWLLSRKFEKLEYETFMLQGR